The sequence TCGAACTCCACGTCTTTGCGCGGAATGAAAGCGCCATCCGTCTGTATGAATCGTGTGGGTTCGTGCCGGAAGGCAGACGCCGGAGAGCGGTCATGCGAGACGGGAATATATCGACGATTTAGTGATGGGTCTGTTGTTGTAGCCCATCTTGCAGAGAGGTAAGCATGAGAAAACTGTCACGCGCCGAATGTCTGGCCTTTATGACGGCCCAACCCCGAACCGGCAAGATCGCCACCGTCCGGCCCGACGGCCGCCCTCACGTCGCGCCGATCTGGTTCATCCTCGACGGCGACTCGATGATCTTCACCACCTGGCGCACCTCGGTCAAGGCGGCCAACCTGCGCCACAGCCCCTGGATTTCTCTGACCGTTGACGACGAGACGCCGCCCTACGCCTACGTGAAGTATGACGGCATGGCCGAATTCTTCGGCGACCTGGACGATCTGCGCCATTGGGCGACGCTCATCGCCGGGCGCTACATGGGCAAAGAACTGGCTGAAGCATACGGCAAGCGCAACGGGGTCGAGGGAGAACTGCTGGTTCGGGTGACGCCAACGTCCATCTCCGGCGAAACCGATATTGCCGGCTGATAAATTGGTTAGGCTGGCCAACATATTGGGGATAGAGCATCTGTCCTATTGCTCGACCGCATCGGCCAACTTATCCGTCGCCCATTGATTGATGCTCTTGCCGCTGACTTTGGCCGCCATAGCCACTGCCGCGTGAACCTCGGTGGAATCCGAAGCATCAGTTTGCCGGAATAGGGTTTCTGCGGTTGCCGGTTTAGTCTGGCGCAGGTTTCCAGATAATCATCAACCGCTTCTTCAAACGCGGCGCGCAACTCAGCGACCGACTCGCCGTGAAATCCAACCACGTCCCGGATTCCGGCGATATGTCCGACAAAGCAGCGATCCTCATCACTGTACTCAATCTGAGCAGCATAGCCTTTATAAGTCATCGTGTTCATGGGGTTACACCAGCTTGCTCCAAAAAACGTCGAGCGTCTCGAACCTGATATGGTTTGGCTTCTTTTTGTGGGTGCGGGCGATGAAATGTAGCGACTACGCCGTTCAATTCAAAACGTACTCGCGAACCTCTTCCTTCAATACGAATCGCTCCAAGCGCTTCAAAGAGAGCTTCAATTGACTGCCATTCCAGATTGACCGGAGTCGGCGTTTTGAAGATCGTGCTCAGGGTCTTTTGATGGCGCTTGTTCACCACCTGTATGCTATCAATTTATGCTATCAGATGCAAGGTGTTCGACAGAAGATCGGCTAAATCATTTGTGCGATGATACTCAAGGCAGCGTCGTCTCCCCATCAACCACCGATCCACCTCTCTCGCCGCCGCCCGCCCTCATTGATCGCCCAGACGACGAGGCTCTGCCCGCGCCGCGCGTCTCCGGCGGCGAAGACGTTGGGCGCGTTGGTCTGGAAGCGGCCGTAGGGCGCGTCGATATTGCCGCGGCCGTCCTGCGCCACGCCCAACTGCTCCGGCAAGCCCCCTTCCGGCCCCAGAAAGCCCAGCGCCAGAATGACCATCTGCGCCGGCCACTCCGCGCCGTGCCGGGAACGGCATGGGGAGCGAGCCGTCCGTCCCCGTTGGCGCTCCAGGCCACATCCACCGTCCGCAAGCCGCGCAGGCAGCCGCCTTTGTCGCCAAGCAATTCCACGGTCTGGACGCTGTAGGATCGCGGGTCGCCGCCGAAAACGGCCGCCGCCTCCGCCTGCCCGTAATCCATCCTGTAGACGCGCGGCCATTGGGGCCAGGGGGTTATCGGCGGCGCGGGACGCCGGTGGTTGGGGCAATATCTCGAACTGGACGCGGCTGCGGCAATCCGGGCGCAGCGCCGTCGCCACGCAGTCGGTTCCGGTGTCGCCGCCGCCGATGACGATCACGTCCTTGCCCGCGGCCGAGAGGTAGCGGCCGTCGGCGTGGCCGGAATCGAGCAGGCTCTTCGTGTTGCCGTGCAGAAAGTCCATCGCGAAGTGGA is a genomic window of Rhodospirillales bacterium containing:
- a CDS encoding PPOX class F420-dependent oxidoreductase, which codes for MRKLSRAECLAFMTAQPRTGKIATVRPDGRPHVAPIWFILDGDSMIFTTWRTSVKAANLRHSPWISLTVDDETPPYAYVKYDGMAEFFGDLDDLRHWATLIAGRYMGKELAEAYGKRNGVEGELLVRVTPTSISGETDIAG
- a CDS encoding type II toxin-antitoxin system HicA family toxin, translating into MQVVNKRHQKTLSTIFKTPTPVNLEWQSIEALFEALGAIRIEGRGSRVRFELNGVVATFHRPHPQKEAKPYQVRDARRFLEQAGVTP